The genomic interval TCCGGGCCTCGAGCCCGGTCTGGTGGGCCGTCGTGGCCAGGTCATGGGCGGCGTCCCGGAGCCGATACTCGATGTCCCCGAACAGTTCGGTGTCCGGGCGATCGACCAACTGCTCGGCCATCCGCCGGAGAGCGTCCTCGGCCGCCGGGCGGAGTTGGGTCAGAAGAGCCTCGATACGGGCGTGGCGGTCGGGAGTCGGAGACATGGTGCCCATCCTGGTCGGAATGTCCGGCCCGGTCACGAGTTCGGGCCGCTTCCCCGAACGTACCCGACACCCATCCATTTTGCACCCACTAACTTGGAACACCCCCCGGGATCGTGGTGCCGATGGCGGTAGTGTTGACGTAGATCCGCGTGTCCAGATCGGCGAGCCGGACCGTTTGGGCACCCGAGAGGCCGGACGCTTTGGTCGGGTTGAAGTCGATCAGGCCTTCATTGGTGTACGCGTACTGGTCAAGAAAGTATTGTCCCGCGTCGGCGTAGAACGGGTGGACGAGTTCGGGGCCGGGGGTGACGGTATACGACCACGATTGGAGCGGTCCCGCCGGGGCCCACCCCGCGGACGCCAAAACGACAGCCACTATTCCCAGCCAGACCGAGCGCCCCATGACCCTTTCCTCCGTGTAAGTAAGTATGCCGATGAGCGAGGTCGTTCCCGGGCGTTTTTCCGGGTACAGGCATTCATCGAATGCGTGTTCGGCCCGGGGTGGACGGAGTCCCGCCCGCGCGACAATGGGCGGGCGGAACCATGCTAACCCTCGGCGTCCTCATGACTGGCCGGCGCCAGACTTGGTGGGCGGGAGCGGACGGCTTGCCGATCGAGCCAACGCCGTTGGCTACGGGCAACAGAAGTCGGTCCGTCGCCGGGGTGTCACCCCCCCGTTATTTCGCTGCTCCGTTACCGCGGGCCGCGACGGCAGACCGACCGAAACGGTATACCCCATCAACGGTGTGCTAGCCAAGACCAACGTGACGGCGCGAAACCGTCGCGACGGCGAAATCCAGGGACGATCGTGTCGAAGTCCGGCCGTCCGGCGGACCGCTCGGGTGCCCACACCAGCCGCGATTCCTACCTTATCACGACCGGACTCTGTCCCCGCTACACCAGCCAAACCCGATGCCCCACGACGTCATCACCTTCGGCGAAGCCATGATCCGGCTCGCCCCGCCGCACTTCCAGCGCCTGGAGCAGGCGCGGTCGCTCGACGTGGAAATCGGCGGTGCCGAGCTGAACACGGCCGCCGGCCTCGCCCGGCTCGGTCGGTCGGCCGCCTGGGTGTCGAGGTTGCCGGACAACCCACTCGGCAAGCTCGTCGCCAACCGCGCCCGCGAGGCCGGGGTCAGCGACGAGCATGTGGTTTACACGGACGACAGCCGGTGCGGGCTGTACTTCCTCGAATTCGGAGCCGCGCCGCGGGCGAGCGGCATCGTCTACGACCGGCGGGACTCGGCCGCCGCGCGGGTTAGCCCCGGGGTGTTCGACTGGCCCGCGATCTTCCGCGGGGCGCGGTGGTTCCACGTCACCGGCATCACCGCCGCCCTGAGCCCCGGGGCGGCCGACACGGTCCGCGAGGCGCTCGCCGCCGCCCACGAAGCCGGCCTACCGACGAGCATCGACCTGAACTACCGCAGCAAGCTCTGGTCGAAAGAAGACGCCGGTCGGGTGATGGGCGACCTGCTGAAATACTGCCGCGTCCTCGTCGCGAGCGAGGGCGACGCGGACCAACTCTTCGGCATCACCGGCACCGACTTCGCCGATGTTGCGCGGCAGTTCATCGACCGCTTCGGCGTCCGCGCCGTGGTCGGCGTCAAGCGCGAGACGCCGCTCGTGTGGCGGAATCGGTTCGGGGCCGTCGGGTATACTGAGGGGCGGTTCGTCGAGTCGCCGTGGTACGAGGTCGAGATCGTCGACCGGCTCGGCGCCGGCGACGCGCTCGCGTCCGGACTCATCCACGGCCTGCTCGACGGCGACTTCGAGAAGGGCATCACCTACGGGGCCGCAATGGGCGCGCTCAAGCACACCATCCCCGGCGACATCCCGTGGATGACGAAAGAAGAAATCGAGGCCGTGCTGGCCGGGCACGGCCTCCGCATCCGGCGGTAACACCTCATGGCGACCGATCCCACCTTCTGGCTCTCCCGCGACGAAGTCCGCGAACTCGACCGCCGGGCGATCGAGGACTACGGCCTCGCCGGCGTCGTGCTGATGGAAAACGCCGGCCGGGGCGCCGCGGACCTGCTCATGCGCCTGAACCCGGAGCGCAAGCCGGTCACGATCCTCTGCGGCCCCGGCAACAACGGCGGCGACGGCTTCGTCATCGCCCGGCACCTGGACAACGCCGGCTGGCCCGTCCACGTGTGGCTGTTTGCCCCGTCGACAAGTGACGCGGGCGGCTGTCATCCCAAACTCTCGCCTGACTGCGACGTGAATGACCGGATCTGGGCCAAAGGGCGAACGGTGCCGTTCGTCGACCAGGACACAAGGGAAGGACCACCCGGCTGGTCGAAGCTTTTGTCCGACGACGTACTCACGGCGGGTTGGGTGGTTGATGCCCTGTTCGGGAGCGGTTTGTCACGATCGCTGGTGGCACCTTATGCCGAAGTCGTGGACATCGTGAACCGATCCGGCGTGCCCATCCTCGCGGTCGACATCCCCTCCGGTCTCGACTGCGACACGGGCGACCCACTCGGCCCGACGATCCGGGCGACCCACACGGCCACGTTCGTCGCACACAAGAAGGGGTTCGCGAACCCGACCAGCCGCGAATGGACCGGCGAGATTCATGTGATCGACATCGGCGCGCCCCGTGCGCTGGTCGACGACTACCGGAAGAAGCGAGAGACCGGAAACGTGCAACAGCGTTCTTGATCGCTAGACAATTACGTTTGGGGTAAATGGCGTGGCGCAGGAGGCATGAATGGAACCGGAAGACCGCCCTCCACCGGACGAATTCCCGGCGACGCCACTCGTCGTACTCGCCGCCCTGGTCTTCCTGGCTGGGGCGGCTGGCATGGCGATCAGCTTCGCATTCCTGCCGTCCGACAACCATCTCGACGTAATCGCAGGTGCGGTCGGCTTCCTCGCCGGGGTGATCCTGGTAGCGGCCGGGCTGCTCTCCCTGGCTGTGCAGAGCCAATCCCCAAGTACCAGCCAGGCTGCCATCCACGCGGCCGGGTGTTTGACCGGCTTCTTGCCTCCGGCTTTCGCCGCTTTAACCTGGCCGACTCTCTACCTCATCTCGATCTTTGCCGTACTCCTCATGCCGCTGGTCCTAATCGCGTGCATCACCTGGTCGTGGTATCAGAGCCGGAGCGTGGCCGGACACCTGGCGGCACTGACCGGGTGGCGATGGGTCCGGCTAATCCGGGCCGCCGTCTTCGTCGCGCAGTCGGCGGCCGTCCTGGGAACGTGGCCGCTGTTCGGTTACTTCCTGCGTATGCTGGAGTCGATGGGGCACAAGATCGGGTGGTCATGAGTCGGCTCTAATCCCGCTCGCGGAACGGCGGTAGCACGTCCAGCGGGGCGGGCGCCTCGGCCGGCCGCCGCAGGTCGACGACGAGCGGCTTGTTCCGGTCGTCGGCCAGCGCGTCCGCGACGGAGAGCAGTTCGATCTCCGTTTCCCCCCGGCTCGCCACGAAGTCGTCGGTCACGGGGCCGAACACGGCCGTGTACCTGATCACCTTGGGCCGGAGCCGGGCCAGGTCGGCCTTCTCGTAAAAGTACTGGTGCTCGGCGACCTTCACGTCGGCCTGCCACGACACCCGCGCCCGGAGCAACCGCCCGGTCGGGTCGTCGACGCGGACGACCAGGCACCGCAGCGGCTTGCCGGCTAAGCCGGGCGGCAGTCGGTCCGGGTCGACCGGGGTGTCGGGGACGAACGCCACGTCTTCGAGCTTCACCCGCAGGGTTGCCCCGGAGACGCTGCGGACGCCGCCCTTTTCCATGTCGCCGCGGGACAGCTTCTCTTTCCCCCCCAGGGGCAGCGGGTCCTTGGTCATGGGCCACGCACGAAGCTTGAACTCGCGGTCGGTCAGGCCGGCTTTCAGGCGGCCGTGGTCGGCCACCACCCGCCACGACGGGGCCGGCAGACCCGGCGCGTTCCGCACGTAAACCGTCCGCGGCAGCCGCTCGTCCGTCTGGCCGTTCGGGCGGAGCAGTTCCCACCACAGGAACCGCGGCTTCTCCTGACGCAACAGCCCGTTCACACCCGGGGAAAGGACGTTCTTCCCCTCCAGGGCCGCGGTCGCCACGAGGTAGAAGTCGCCCTGCTGCCGGAACCCGTACTCGGGGGCCGTGAGCAGCCAGTCGTCCGACTCGGTCATCCGACCGGCCGCGCGACCCCGGTCGACGGACTTGAAGTAGAGTTCCCGGCGGAAGTCGACGCCCCCGTCCGGCCTGCGGTTCATCTCGACGCACATCGCGTCCCCCGCGTCGAGCGAAATCCCCTGGCGGGTCGTGTGGTAGGCGAGGTCGTACTGGTCGGCGGCCACCGGCCCGCGCCACCAGAGCGTCCCGTCGGCCTGGAAGTCGCCGGTGCGGTTGGTCGGCATCCCGTTCGGCGGGATGTTCACCTTTTGCGTGCGGCTGACTGGCGTCTCGTTCTTGAGCAGTTGCACCTTGGGCCGCAGGGCCGCCAGCAGTTCGCGCTGGAGGTCGCCTTCGTCCTTCGCCCGGTAGACCCGCCCGCGAATCCGCGGCTCGAACTCCTCCACCGGCTGGAACATCTTGACGGCTAACTCTTCCTCGGCCTGGTCGGACCCGAAGATGACCATGTGGACCGACGCCCCCTTGGACACCTCCTTGTTCGCGAACGTCTCGACATCTTTCCGGACCAGATCCCCGATCTGCTGCTTCTGCTCGGGCGTCATGTCCCGCGGTTCCCGGACGCGCTCGAGCTTCGGGCCGAACACCTGGAGCTGTTTGGTCGTGTCCGCGCCGTCGGTCAGGACGATGAGCGTTTTGACGCCCTCGTAGTCGGCGGGCATGTCGCCGATGGCGCTCCGCATGGACGGCAGCAGCGGCGTCGCCCCGTCCGGCTTGATCTTCTCCAGCTTGTCGAACAGCTCCGCCAAACCGACGGCCCGCCCGTCGGCGTCGACCGGGTACAGCTTTTCGCTGTTGGCGGTCGTCAGGTCGGTGTTCTTGTGCATGAGCCGGACGGTGAGGCGCGTGCTCGGCGGCAGCTTCGGCAGCAGGTTGCGGAGCAGGTCAATGACGACCTCTTTTTTGGCTTTCTCCTTCGCCGACCCGCCCCACCCGAAGCTCATACTTCCCGAGTAATCGAGGAGGATGGCGACCGCGCCGGGGTCGAAGTCCGCACGGACGGCGATGGAGGCCCGGGGCTCCGGTTGCACGTCCGTAACCACGAGGTCGGGCTGGCCGGACATGACGACGGTGGTGGCGTGCGCCAGGCCCAACCGCTGGCCGCGGAAGTACCCGGCGGCTCGGACGTCGGCCGTCCCGGAGCCGCGACTTTCGAGCGACGAGACCGCGTGGGTCGTGACGCCGACCTGATACCGGGCCAGTTGCCGCAGGTCGACCGGCTGCCGCGGCAGCGGGGCGTCGACGGTCAACACTTTCGGGTTGGTCGACGCCCACAGACCGAGGCTTCGCCGACGACCGGGTAGTCGGCCGGGCCGAACGTGTAAGTGAGTTGCCGGTCCTGCTCGGTGGTCCAGAGGACGGTCCCGGAATCCGCGCCGTTGAGGCGGAGCGGGGCGTCGGTCGCCTTGATGAGTGTCCGGGCGGTGCCGGCGTCGCTGCCGGGCGGCGGGGCGTGGTCGCCGAGTCGCGCGCCGATGCCGGCGGCGTCCCGGAGATAGGTGCCGGCGATCTTCGTAAGGAACCCGGAAAGAAATAGATATCCCAGACTCCGAGGTTGATTGGTATATTGCTTCTCCACTCGTGGGAGGAGCAAGAACATGGAACTTACGGATGGGTTCAAAGCCACTCTCGCCGAAACGGCAAGAATGCTTCGCGGCTCGCAGCGCCGGCTGTTCATGGCGCGGACGGTTCAGTCGTTGGGAGCAGGCGGACAGCGGCGGGCCGAAACGGAGTTCGGCTGGAATCGCGTGACGATTCGTAAGGGGATGCACGAACTGCGGTCCGGTATCACCTGTTGCGACGCCCCCACGGCACGCGGCCGCGCCCGCGCCGAGGAGAAATTGCCGCGTTTGCTCGCCGACATCCGGGACATCGCCAAAGGATTCAGTCAAACGGACCCACAGTTTCGCAATCGGCGATTGTACACGCGGTTGACGGCGGAAGAACTGCGCCGGCAACTGATCGAACAGAAGGGATATCAGACGGCGGAACTGCCGACGCCGCGGACATTGCGCACGAAGCTCAATGACTTGGGGTTTCACCTGACCAAGGTGGCCAAGTGCAAACCCAAAAAAAGATCAAGCAGACCGACGCCATCTTCGCGAAGTTGAAAGTGGTCAATCGGTCCGCGGACGAAGCGGAAACGGTGTTGCGTTTGTCGTGGGATGCCAAGGCCGCCGTGAAAATCGGCGATTTTTCGCGTGGAGGCAAGAATCGGCTGGAGCGGAAGGGGGCGGACCACGATTTCCAACCGAAAGGGATATTGAATCCGTCTGGGATCTTTTTGCCGCAATGGGACGACCTGCACTTGTATTTCACGGCGTCGGCGGTCACGAGTGACTTCATCGTCGATGTGTTGGAACGGTGGTGGGGGAGCAACCGTCAGCGGTTCCCACGTGTGGATACGCTGGTGATCAACCAGGACAACGGCCCCGAGCTTCACAGTCGACGCACACAGTTTTTGAAGCGGATGGTGCAGTTTGCGCGGGACCAGGCGTTGCGGATTCGGCTGGCCTATTACCCGCCGTACCACAGCAAGTACAACGCGATCGAACATTGCTGGGGCATCTTGGAAAACCACTGGAACGGCGAACTGTTGGACGATGTGGACGCGGTTCTGGAATTTGCCCGAACCATGACGTGGAACGGCAAAAAGCCCGAAGTCGAGCTGCT from Fimbriiglobus ruber carries:
- a CDS encoding sugar kinase; this translates as MPHDVITFGEAMIRLAPPHFQRLEQARSLDVEIGGAELNTAAGLARLGRSAAWVSRLPDNPLGKLVANRAREAGVSDEHVVYTDDSRCGLYFLEFGAAPRASGIVYDRRDSAAARVSPGVFDWPAIFRGARWFHVTGITAALSPGAADTVREALAAAHEAGLPTSIDLNYRSKLWSKEDAGRVMGDLLKYCRVLVASEGDADQLFGITGTDFADVARQFIDRFGVRAVVGVKRETPLVWRNRFGAVGYTEGRFVESPWYEVEIVDRLGAGDALASGLIHGLLDGDFEKGITYGAAMGALKHTIPGDIPWMTKEEIEAVLAGHGLRIRR
- a CDS encoding NAD(P)H-hydrate epimerase, which encodes MATDPTFWLSRDEVRELDRRAIEDYGLAGVVLMENAGRGAADLLMRLNPERKPVTILCGPGNNGGDGFVIARHLDNAGWPVHVWLFAPSTSDAGGCHPKLSPDCDVNDRIWAKGRTVPFVDQDTREGPPGWSKLLSDDVLTAGWVVDALFGSGLSRSLVAPYAEVVDIVNRSGVPILAVDIPSGLDCDTGDPLGPTIRATHTATFVAHKKGFANPTSREWTGEIHVIDIGAPRALVDDYRKKRETGNVQQRS
- a CDS encoding ISAzo13 family transposase (programmed frameshift), translating into MELTDGFKATLAETARMLRGSQRRLFMARTVQSLGAGGQRRAETEFGWNRVTIRKGMHELRSGITCCDAPTARGRARAEEKLPRLLADIRDIAKGFSQTDPQFRNRRLYTRLTAEELRRQLIEQKGYQTAELPTPRTLRTKLNDLGFHLTKVAKCKPKKKIKQTDAIFAKLKVVNRSADEAETVLRLSWDAKAAVKIGDFSRGGKNRLERKGADHDFQPKGILNPSGIFLPQWDDLHLYFTASAVTSDFIVDVLERWWGSNRQRFPRVDTLVINQDNGPELHSRRTQFLKRMVQFARDQALRIRLAYYPPYHSKYNAIEHCWGILENHWNGELLDDVDAVLEFARTMTWNGKKPEVELLCGTYRKGIRLSPRQMKVVEKHVTRDAELGKWFLDIDGPSLRLG